DNA sequence from the Candidatus Limnocylindrales bacterium genome:
CCGGTACCGGACAGACCGACATCGACGGCGCCGCACGCGTCTCGGGCGGCCGCGTCGACATCGGCGCCGACGAGGCCGGCTGCGGCGATGGCAACGTCGATGCCGGCGAGCAATGCGACGACGGCGATTGGATCAGCGGCGACGGCTGCGACGCCAACTGCACGTTCACCGCCTGCGGCAACGCCGTCCTCACCGGCGGCGAAGCCTGCGACGACGGCAACCTCGCCGCCGGCGACTGCTGCGACGGCGCCTGTCAGCTCGAGGCGCTCGCGTCTGCATGCGACGACGGCGAGGCCTGCACCAATGACGACGCCTGCGACGGCGCCGGTGTCTGCACGGGTCAGGCGCAGCCGATGCCGACGTGCGAGGTGCCGCAAAGCGGCGGCTCGGGCATCAAGCTTTCCGAGGACGGCAGCTTCGACCGCCTGCAGTGGAAGTGGGGAAGGGGCCCGGCGGTGAGCAGCTTCGGCGACCCGACGGCCGGCGACGACCATCACCTCTGCATCTACGACGACGGCGCGGCGGCCGTGCTCGTCAGCAGCGCCATTCCGGCGGGCCCGGCATGGGTGGCGCTGGCCGCCGGCAGCTACAAGTACCGAAGCGCCGACGGCGCGCCGGCAGGCATCTCCTCGGTGCTGCTGAAGACCGGCGGCGAAGGCCGGTCGCGCATCAAGCTGAAGGCGCGCGGCCCGTTGCTCGCGCTGGCGCCGCTGGCGGTGGCGCCGTCGAGCACGGTGACGGTGCAGCTGCACAGCGCCAGCGCCGGCACCTGCTTCGGCGCCGTCTTCAGTGCGCCCTTCGCGCGCAACGACGCCAGCCAGCTCAGCGACAAGAGCGATTGATGAGCGCGATGTCGCATCACCAGGTGCTTCGGAGGATCGGCCGCTGCACGGCGCTGGCGCTGATCGCGGCCGGCGCGGCGACGGGGGCAGGCGCACAGCCGCACGATCACCTGCAATGCTTCAAGCTCAAGGACGCCGCCTCCTATTCGGGCATCGTCGACCTGCGCCCGTTGCACGAGCCGCCGTTTGCCGTCGAGGCCGGCTGCCGCCTCAAGATCCGAAGCCGCGAGCTGTGCATCCCGGTGAAGAAGACGCTCGGAGACGCCGATGCTCCCTCGCTCGACGTTGCCGGACAGGATCTTCAGAACGCCTTCCTCTGCTACGCGGTCAAATGTCCCGACCTGTCGATGCCACCGTCGCTGACGATGAGCGATCAGTTCGGCACCCGCACGCTGTCCGGATTTCGCACGTCCAAGATGTGCGCGCCGGCCGTTTTCGGCGCGCCCGCCGCGACCACGACGACGACCCAACCGGCGGGGACGCCGCGCAGCTGCGTGGACGCAGTGCCGCCGGCCTGCGATGGTACCTGCGGCGATCAGAACTTCGCCTGCGTTCCCGACAACGGCGCATGCATCTGCGACGGCGTCGACGTCTTCTTCCCCTGCGGCCTGATCGAAGGGCCGCCCGACTGCCTCGGCTCGTGCGACGGCCAGCATTCCTGCGTGCACGAGATGGGGTCGTGTCAGTGCGCGCTGGTGCTGGAGTAGCAATCGAAGGCCGATGGAAGTTGCGGCCCTGCCGGCAGAGGCCCGGCAAGGCCGCGCAAGGCACGGCCACCGGGACTGCGGCCGCGCCTTACTTCGGGTTCGTCTGTACGGAGCGCGGGCAATCTATGTTCGAAGCCACGCATCCGGCAATAGGCGAAAGGATGGAATTTCGTCTCCAACCGTTGGGGGAGAGCGTCAGCGCTGAGGCTGGCTCGTGCCTACGATGCCGGTGCGCACCGCGAACAGCGTCAGCTCGACGCGATCGCGGATCGCGAGCTTCTGGAAGACGTTGTTCAGATGCGACTTCACCGTCTGCTCCGTGATGAACAGCGCGCGCGCCACCTCGGCATTGCGCATTCCGCCGGCGACGCAGCGAACGATCTCCAGCTCCCGCTGCGTCAGCACGCTGGTCTGATCGGGCGTGCGCATGCCAGCGGCCAGCAACTCCTGCACTTCGGGAGGGAAGTGCACGTGACCGCGGCCGACTGCATCGATCGCTTCGAGCAGCGTCTCGACCGCGAATCGCTTGAGCACCAGCGCGCGCGCTCCGGCACGTACGGCTCCGAGCATGTCTTCCGGCCTTTCGCTGGCGGTCACGACGATGACGGCGACCCGCTTGGCCAACGCGCTCACGTCCAGCAGCGCATTACGCTCCATCTGCAGGTCGAGCAGAAGGATGTCGCAGTTGCCGCGCGCCAGGATGGCGGGAAGGTCGGCGGCGCGATCGGTCTCGGCGATGACGGTGATGTCCTGGCGCAGCCGCAGCAGCGAGCGCAGGCCCTGCCGGAACAGTGCGTGGTCGTCGGCGATGACGATGCGGATCTCTTTCATCGGCGTCCTGTCATGTCACGGGCAGGATGATGGACAAGTGCGCGCCACGCCCAACCCGCGGAACGATGTGCAGCTGGCCTCCCAGCTCGCGTACCCGCGAGGCGATCGACCACGGCTGCTGCTCGGCGTGGTCGAATCCCACGCCGTCGTCGTCGATGGAAATGGTCAGACCCTCCTCCGTGCGCTGCACGTGCAGGTTGGCCGAGCACGCGCTGGAATGGCACATCACGTTGCTGGTGGCTTCGCGAAGGATCTGCAGTACCTGCCCGACCAGCTGTGCCGATCCCTCGAACTGCGCACCGACGGTGACCGCCACGTCGGTCTTGGGCGCGCGCGCCGTGGTTGCAGGCGACGCGACGCCTGCCAGCGAGCGCATGAAAGTGCGCAGATCGTCGTACTCTCGGTTGACGCCTTCGCGCAGCTCGGCCAGCTCCTGCTGGGCCGCTTCGTGTTCGCCGCGCCGTAGCAGCTCGCGGGCTGCCTCGATGCGAAGATTGATGCCCGCCAGCGCCTGCGCCCATCCGTCGTGCAGATCGCGAGCGATCCGGTTGCGCTGCTCGGCTGCCGCCAGGCGACGGATCTCGCCCTCCAGGTTGAGCCGCTGCTGGCCGAGGTACGCCACGAGGTACCCGATGATCGCGAGGTAGACCGGCCGCATCAGATACGTGTTCATCTGGCCCGGCGCAGACAGCGCGATCATCGCCGCGTACAGGATCATGCTGACCAGCGTGACGGTCAGCGCCAGCCGGAAGCCGCCGCGGAATCCCACCTGCACGACGGCGAAGATGAAGAAGGCGTAGAAGGGGCTGCTGGCGCCTTCGGTGAAGAAGGCGATGGTGGCGCCGAAGACGACGTCCATCCAGGTCGTGACCGTCGCCAGCCTGTCGGGGCTGACGAGCCGGCGGACCAGGCTCAGATGCACCAGGCTTCCATAGAAGAGGTGAACCGCGAAGACGGTCAGCGTGTAGGGGTCGATCGAGAACCACTGAGGCTCGCGCGGCTCGCGGAACACCGTCGGCTGGGTGGGATCGATGAACAACGCCAGCAGCGCCACCGCCGACAGGATCAGCCGGCAGCGCGAGATGTTGCGGTCGATGTCCGGGACGATGCCCCTCTGCATGGACAGCTCCTCCGTGCGCGACGCCGCGGGCGGGCCGGGCACCGGGGCAACTATACCGAGGCAACGGGCGGCCGCGACTTGCGGCAGGCACGCCGGCAGCGCCTTCGTCCAGTAGCCGGCGCTGAAGGCGATGATCGGCCGCTCGTCGGCTGCGCCTCGGGTACGGAGCCCATCGCGGCGTCGCGACGGCGCGCGAACTGCCACTCCGCTCATCGTTCCGGCTCGACGACGGCGTGAAGGCGCGGCAGCGGCGGCTGCGGCATCTGCAGGCCGCGCCGCCGCCGGCGTGGCTTACGCGCCACGGGCGCGCGCGTCAGATCGGGCTGAACCAGGGGCGGCTGTCGATCCTGCGAATGCGGTCGTCGTCCCGTTGCAGCGAATCGGAAGGCTGCGGGAGCCCGAGCTTTTGCCAGACCCATTCCGGAATCGTTCGGGCCTGTCCGGGCGCCAGCCAGGTGTAGAGCGAAACGACGGATGCAAGCAGCCGCTCTTCGCCGTCGAGCCGCTTCAGCAGACCGGCCCAGTCCATTCGCGCTCCGCAGGCGTACAGGATGTTGACGATGTCGGGGAAATCGCAGCGGTCGCGCTGCACGACATGGATCTTGCTCCAGATCATCTCTTCCGGCGGCACGAGCCGCAGCCGGTCCCCATGAATGGAGACTTCGGGCCCCGACGCGAGCCAGCCGTCATCGACCTCGCCGCGGTAGTTCGCCAGCTGCCAGATGATGTCGACGATGAGCCCATCGACCGTGGCCCGATAGATCCAGCCACGATCGTACGGCTTCTCGTCGTGCAGATCGCCGAAGCCCGCGTCTTTGGTGATTTGAACCATGGCATCGCGGTCTTGCGGCAGCACGCACAGGTCCAGGTCCTTCGTGTTGCGCCAGAACGCGGTGTAGAACGACGTCGCAAAGCCGCCGCCCACCGCGAATCGCAGTCCACGCTCCTGTGCCAGGCAGGTGACGCGTCTCAACACTTCCCAATCGGACTTGGCGATGAATTCTTCCATGCAAGCCGGCGCGTAGACCGGCACCTGCCCGGCATCCCGGCCGGGCGCACAAACCGGTGGGCAATCCGGCACCCGCACACCAGCGCCGTTCGGTCCGTCGTCGCAGCCGGAGCCCCTCATAACGTCGGCCGGTCGTCCTCGGCCGCAATGCCCGGGCCGCGGGCGACTTCGTGGTTCAGCGTGTAGACGGCGTACGGCCGCTTGAGCAGCGGCATGGAGACGTTGCGCACCGGGACGCCACCCGGGGTCACGCCTTTCTCGGCTCCATGATGGGCGTGCCCGTGAACGGCAAGATGCGCGCCGCCGCGATCGATCGCTTCGCCCAGCTGGTAGGCGCCGAGGAACGGGTAGATCTCCATGCGCTCGCCGGCGAGCGTATCCTTGACCGGCGCATAGTGGACGAGAGCGATCTTGTAGTCCGCATCCAACTGGCGAAGGTTGCGTTCCAGCGCAGACGCCGTCCGTTCGGTGAGCTGCATGAATGCCTTCATCTCCGGCTCGCCGAAGTTGTGACCACAGGCGCCGGTGAAGCCGCCGCCGAAACCCTTGGTTCCGGCGATGCCGACCCTGCAGCCGGCAACGTCGAGGGTCACGCTCTCGCCTTCGAGCACGATGATGCCGACGCCTTCGAGAGCCCGCCTCACTCCATCGGGCGCGTCGGCGTGATAGTCGTGATTTCCGAGCACCGCTACGGCGGGCACGGGAAGATCGCGCAACTCGCTGGCCAGCACTTCTGCCTGCGCTTGATTGCCGAGGTTGGTCAGGTCGCCTGCCAGCAGCAGCACGTCCGCGTGTTCGTCGAGCTTCATCCAGTGCGGCCTCAGCCGCCCGTGCGAATCCTCGGCGACGTGAATGTCTCCGACTGCAGCGATCCTAATCATCGAGCGCCTCGGGCTTGCCCGCCTCCGCCAGCTCGAGCACGGTAATCTCGTTGCGGACGTCGAGCTGCGGCAGCACTTCCTGCGCCACGGTGAGGATGGCGGCTCGCCGCTCCTCGGTGGTCACCTCGCCGGTCAGGTGAACGCGCCCGTGCGCGATGGTGATGCGGATGTCGAGCGCGTTGACGCGACCGTCGACCGCCAGCGCCTCTTCGAGCTTGCCGATGAGATACTGCGTTTCCTCGCTCATGGGCGACCTTCTTCTCGCTGCCGCAGGGGGCCTCCTGCAGCGCTGGAGCTCCAGGTCAACAACTGACCAGTGTTGCGGGATCGGTCAATGCAGAATGCAGGAAAGTCGCAGGCCGTCGCCGTGCGGGGGCGTCGATGGCCGCGTCTCCGCCGAGATCGGCGCAGACGATTCCTCCGGCGCTGGTCGAAGGCGGGACGGGGAGGCGAGCCGGCTCGTCAATCCTCCGACCGTATCTGCTCGGTCAGGTAGTTTTCGACACCGACCTGATTGATCAGGTTGAGCTGCGCCTCGAGCCAGTTGGCGTGCTCTTCCTCGGCTACGAGAAGATCCTCCAGAAGCTCTCTCGAGCCGTTGTCGCCGACGCTGCGACACAGCTCGATTCCCTCGTTGAGCATCCCTACGGCCACCTTCTCCACCTCGAGATCGTTTTCCAGCTGCTCAGGCACGCTCTGCCCGACGTTGAGGGTTCCCAGGCGCTGCAGGTTGGGTATCCCATCCAGATAAAGGATGCGCGCGATGAGCTCGTCGGCGTGCTTCATCTCGTCGATCGACTCGGCTCGGATCTTCTTCCACAGACGCTGGTATCCCCAGTTCTCGCACATGCGAGCGTGGATGAAGTACTGATTGATCGAAGTCAGCTCGTGCGTGAGCAGGTTGTTGAGCAGCTCGATGACCTTGTCGTTACCCTTCATGGCGGCCTCCAACGGCAGGGAAACACAGTCGAGCGGGCAAGTACACTTCTCGGTGACGGAGACCTCCATCTGGGCAGAAATCGCGAAAGTCCTGGGATTCTCCGGCACAGCGGCGCGTTACCGTCGCGCGTGAACAGGGGCGGCCGCCTAGCCGGCCGAACCGCCAGAGGTCGGGCGTTCGCGCC
Encoded proteins:
- the bfr gene encoding bacterioferritin, producing MKGNDKVIELLNNLLTHELTSINQYFIHARMCENWGYQRLWKKIRAESIDEMKHADELIARILYLDGIPNLQRLGTLNVGQSVPEQLENDLEVEKVAVGMLNEGIELCRSVGDNGSRELLEDLLVAEEEHANWLEAQLNLINQVGVENYLTEQIRSED
- a CDS encoding metallophosphoesterase; translation: MIRIAAVGDIHVAEDSHGRLRPHWMKLDEHADVLLLAGDLTNLGNQAQAEVLASELRDLPVPAVAVLGNHDYHADAPDGVRRALEGVGIIVLEGESVTLDVAGCRVGIAGTKGFGGGFTGACGHNFGEPEMKAFMQLTERTASALERNLRQLDADYKIALVHYAPVKDTLAGERMEIYPFLGAYQLGEAIDRGGAHLAVHGHAHHGAEKGVTPGGVPVRNVSMPLLKRPYAVYTLNHEVARGPGIAAEDDRPTL
- a CDS encoding BON domain-containing protein, with protein sequence MSEETQYLIGKLEEALAVDGRVNALDIRITIAHGRVHLTGEVTTEERRAAILTVAQEVLPQLDVRNEITVLELAEAGKPEALDD
- a CDS encoding response regulator transcription factor, whose protein sequence is MKEIRIVIADDHALFRQGLRSLLRLRQDITVIAETDRAADLPAILARGNCDILLLDLQMERNALLDVSALAKRVAVIVVTASERPEDMLGAVRAGARALVLKRFAVETLLEAIDAVGRGHVHFPPEVQELLAAGMRTPDQTSVLTQRELEIVRCVAGGMRNAEVARALFITEQTVKSHLNNVFQKLAIRDRVELTLFAVRTGIVGTSQPQR
- a CDS encoding nucleotidyltransferase, with amino-acid sequence MEEFIAKSDWEVLRRVTCLAQERGLRFAVGGGFATSFYTAFWRNTKDLDLCVLPQDRDAMVQITKDAGFGDLHDEKPYDRGWIYRATVDGLIVDIIWQLANYRGEVDDGWLASGPEVSIHGDRLRLVPPEEMIWSKIHVVQRDRCDFPDIVNILYACGARMDWAGLLKRLDGEERLLASVVSLYTWLAPGQARTIPEWVWQKLGLPQPSDSLQRDDDRIRRIDSRPWFSPI
- a CDS encoding histidine kinase; translation: MQRGIVPDIDRNISRCRLILSAVALLALFIDPTQPTVFREPREPQWFSIDPYTLTVFAVHLFYGSLVHLSLVRRLVSPDRLATVTTWMDVVFGATIAFFTEGASSPFYAFFIFAVVQVGFRGGFRLALTVTLVSMILYAAMIALSAPGQMNTYLMRPVYLAIIGYLVAYLGQQRLNLEGEIRRLAAAEQRNRIARDLHDGWAQALAGINLRIEAARELLRRGEHEAAQQELAELREGVNREYDDLRTFMRSLAGVASPATTARAPKTDVAVTVGAQFEGSAQLVGQVLQILREATSNVMCHSSACSANLHVQRTEEGLTISIDDDGVGFDHAEQQPWSIASRVRELGGQLHIVPRVGRGAHLSIILPVT